One genomic region from Candidatus Limnocylindrales bacterium encodes:
- a CDS encoding tetratricopeptide repeat protein, with the protein MQGDTEKQGERNNPLIPASPCPPIPRTFRVPILGSLPLLFYLVLVANAPFYTPPFLRHASQSSFLEKATDILLFGYYYQKGLFLQLTQGSELAYRDFAKAGWYRPDFLFQFFGIDPQDYLQTGRLYEQVYLQELAGHFYTSWLITHPEDPAANEQIRNFFIRTENWPETIRITRQLLNLKPKDPYEYYLLGMAYTYTGEWEAAVAAFEKSLTLKSDFAEVYFQLGKIWKTSGDLTAAEYFYTQAREILPPPLREDLAGKNIKNIYPVSLISLLPIQGKFDSQTHNQIVMLWNVKFKTLPFDKGKYLLNISARGSPAEGVFARLKVYNNEKLIETLYLEENYKIYRLNVESKEKFSIFFEFDNDGGSPQTGEDRNIWMNGVYLEKLIDDGRDP; encoded by the coding sequence ATGCAAGGAGATACGGAAAAGCAGGGAGAAAGGAATAATCCCCTCATCCCCGCGTCCCCGTGTCCCCCCATCCCCCGCACCTTCCGCGTCCCGATTCTCGGGTCTCTCCCCTTACTTTTTTATCTGGTCCTTGTAGCCAACGCTCCCTTCTACACCCCTCCCTTTCTTCGCCATGCCTCTCAATCTTCTTTCCTTGAAAAAGCCACCGATATCCTTCTTTTTGGATATTACTATCAGAAAGGACTTTTCCTCCAACTCACCCAGGGTTCAGAGCTGGCCTACCGAGATTTTGCAAAGGCTGGCTGGTACCGTCCGGATTTTCTTTTCCAATTTTTTGGAATCGATCCTCAAGATTACTTGCAAACAGGCCGTCTATACGAACAGGTTTATCTCCAGGAACTGGCAGGACACTTCTATACTTCCTGGCTAATAACCCATCCTGAGGATCCGGCAGCCAATGAACAAATTAGAAACTTTTTTATACGAACAGAAAACTGGCCCGAGACCATTAGAATTACCCGACAACTTCTGAACCTTAAACCCAAAGATCCCTACGAGTATTACCTTCTGGGAATGGCCTATACCTATACCGGGGAATGGGAGGCGGCAGTAGCTGCTTTTGAAAAGAGCCTGACCTTGAAGTCGGACTTTGCAGAGGTCTATTTTCAGCTTGGAAAAATCTGGAAAACCTCTGGAGACCTTACCGCGGCAGAGTACTTTTACACACAGGCCAGGGAAATACTCCCACCTCCCCTGAGAGAAGACCTGGCCGGGAAAAATATAAAAAATATCTATCCTGTATCGTTAATAAGCTTATTACCTATACAAGGAAAATTTGATTCCCAGACCCATAACCAGATCGTTATGTTATGGAATGTTAAATTCAAAACCCTCCCTTTTGATAAGGGAAAGTACCTGTTAAATATCTCGGCCAGAGGCTCTCCGGCGGAGGGGGTATTTGCAAGATTAAAGGTTTACAATAATGAAAAACTTATTGAAACCCTTTACCTGGAAGAAAATTATAAGATTTATAGATTAAACGTCGAAAGCAAGGAAAAATTTAGCATTTTTTTTGAGTTTGATAATGATGGAGGTTCCCCTCAAACCGGCGAAGATCGAAATATTTGGATGAACGGAGTTTATCTTGAAAAATTAATAGATGATGGCCGAGATCCATGA
- a CDS encoding undecaprenyl-phosphate glucose phosphotransferase — translation MLKERAVLIGSTLVAVDILLIVISFILAGHVRNSFLFTYYHEVGEIASFEPYFWLVYLAIPLWLFVLFRQGVYHSQLTIKLSNLAWKIFKSSFLGTLILGTIIFFTKADYYSRPLVLLFGIFNFLLLTSARILFKISSDHFYRKGFNFRNVLLVGTGEKAQDLATLMMEHPEWGFRVMGFIGKDPDSIGKEIKGKKVIGTLKDIPFLLDREVVDEVIFTLPKEDLASIEEALKVCEEFGIRTHLVADFFNMIIAKTRLNEIHGVPLLTFTTTPYKTSHLVIKRIIDIVVSFVALVLLSPLFLIVALAIKLTSPGPVLFKQERCGLNGRRFTFLKFRSMVQDAEQRREDLLHLNEMQGPVFKITNDPRVTKLGKFLRKTSIDELPQLWNVLKGDMSLVGPRPPIPSEVEKYERWQRRRLSMKPGLTCFWQIRGRNEIDSFEEWMRLDLQYIDNWSLKLDWKILLKTIPVVLLGKGAR, via the coding sequence ATGTTAAAAGAAAGAGCTGTTTTAATCGGATCGACTTTGGTAGCTGTTGATATCCTCCTTATCGTAATTTCTTTTATCCTTGCCGGTCATGTTCGGAATTCCTTTCTCTTTACCTATTATCACGAGGTCGGGGAAATTGCTTCCTTTGAACCCTATTTCTGGTTGGTCTATTTAGCCATCCCTCTCTGGTTGTTTGTTCTTTTCCGGCAGGGAGTCTATCACTCTCAATTAACCATAAAACTTTCGAATCTCGCATGGAAAATTTTTAAATCCAGTTTCCTGGGCACCCTGATTTTAGGTACGATTATATTTTTCACTAAAGCCGATTACTACAGCCGGCCTTTAGTTTTGTTATTCGGAATTTTTAATTTCCTTCTGCTAACCTCTGCACGCATCCTCTTTAAAATAAGCTCCGACCATTTTTACAGAAAAGGATTTAATTTTAGAAATGTTCTCCTGGTAGGGACCGGAGAGAAAGCTCAGGATCTGGCCACTCTGATGATGGAACACCCTGAATGGGGATTCCGGGTCATGGGATTCATCGGCAAAGATCCGGATTCGATAGGTAAAGAGATCAAGGGGAAAAAAGTTATAGGAACCCTGAAGGATATTCCTTTCCTTTTAGATCGGGAAGTAGTCGATGAAGTCATCTTCACCTTGCCCAAAGAAGACTTAGCAAGCATCGAAGAAGCTCTAAAAGTCTGTGAGGAATTCGGCATCCGTACCCATCTGGTTGCCGATTTTTTCAACATGATCATCGCCAAAACCCGACTGAACGAGATTCATGGGGTCCCGCTCCTGACCTTTACAACGACTCCTTACAAAACCTCTCACCTGGTGATCAAACGGATTATAGATATTGTGGTCTCTTTCGTAGCCCTGGTTCTGCTCTCACCTTTGTTTCTGATCGTGGCTTTGGCTATTAAACTGACTTCCCCAGGTCCTGTCCTCTTTAAGCAGGAACGTTGTGGACTAAATGGAAGACGTTTTACCTTTCTTAAGTTTCGCTCTATGGTTCAAGATGCCGAACAGCGACGAGAAGATTTACTCCATCTCAACGAAATGCAAGGCCCTGTTTTTAAAATAACCAACGATCCGCGGGTCACCAAACTTGGAAAGTTCCTCCGAAAGACCAGTATCGATGAATTACCCCAGTTATGGAACGTCCTGAAAGGAGATATGAGCCTGGTAGGTCCAAGGCCTCCCATTCCATCTGAGGTAGAAAAATATGAGAGGTGGCAGCGGCGACGACTCAGCATGAAGCCGGGTCTGACCTGCTTCTGGCAAATTCGGGGGCGTAACGAAATTGATAGCTTTGAGGAATGGATGAGGCTCGATCTCCAATATATCGATAATTGGTCTTTAAAGCTGGATTGGAAAATCTTACTGAAGACTATTCCGGTCGTATTATTGGGAAAGGGAGCCAGGTGA
- a CDS encoding WecB/TagA/CpsF family glycosyltransferase: MRPPIQMMGVPMHPWTMKETVEEIARRLDAGLFTQHAVVNVAKMVNIQRDPALRNAVLRCDIINIDGMGVVWGAWLLGLDVPERVAGIDLFYRLLALAEEREDPVFFLGAESEVVIRAVERAQKIYPRLIIAGYHHGYFWDNEEEVVRKIRESGARMLFVAITSPKKEQFIARWQKQLGVGFAMGVGGAFDIMAGKTKRAPNWMQKMGLEWFYRIVQEPQRMWKRYLVTNSLFVWMLLREKLGKRNKV; the protein is encoded by the coding sequence ATGCGACCCCCCATTCAGATGATGGGGGTGCCCATGCACCCCTGGACCATGAAGGAGACGGTGGAGGAAATTGCCAGGCGTCTGGACGCCGGACTTTTTACCCAGCATGCGGTGGTAAATGTGGCAAAAATGGTAAATATCCAAAGGGATCCGGCTCTACGCAATGCCGTTTTGCGTTGTGATATTATCAATATCGATGGAATGGGAGTGGTATGGGGAGCCTGGTTATTAGGTCTCGATGTGCCTGAACGGGTTGCCGGGATCGATCTGTTTTATCGCTTACTCGCCCTGGCAGAGGAACGCGAAGATCCGGTCTTTTTTCTGGGAGCTGAATCGGAGGTGGTTATACGTGCGGTTGAAAGGGCACAAAAGATCTATCCTCGCCTGATTATCGCAGGCTATCACCATGGGTATTTCTGGGATAATGAAGAAGAAGTAGTACGTAAGATCCGTGAATCCGGAGCCCGCATGCTCTTTGTAGCAATTACCTCACCTAAAAAAGAGCAGTTTATCGCACGCTGGCAAAAGCAACTCGGCGTTGGCTTTGCGATGGGAGTCGGAGGCGCCTTTGACATCATGGCCGGGAAAACCAAAAGGGCGCCGAACTGGATGCAAAAGATGGGATTGGAGTGGTTCTATCGTATCGTTCAAGAACCCCAGCGAATGTGGAAGCGTTACCTCGTCACAAATAGCCTATTTGTTTGGATGCTCCTTCGGGAGAAATTGGGAAAACGTAATAAAGTATAA